A single region of the Apodemus sylvaticus chromosome 7, mApoSyl1.1, whole genome shotgun sequence genome encodes:
- the Tmprss4 gene encoding transmembrane protease serine 4 produces MGRQCDPGTSHQKAHFIISYPKEPDSGQPLNNHDVPPFRKPRRPQETFKKVGIPIIAVLLSLMALVVAALLIKVVLDKYYFICGNPLTFIQRGQLCDGHLDCASGEDEGHCVENFPEKPRVAVRLSKDRSTLQVLDAATGTWASACFDNFTEALAKTACRQMGYDSQPTFRAVEIGPDQNVPVAQVTGNSQELQMQNGSRSCLSGSLVSLHCLDCGKSMKTPRVVGGVEAPVDSWPWQVSIQYNRQHVCGGSILDPHWVLTAAHCFRKYLDVSSWKVRAGSNKLGNSPSLPIAKIFIAEPNPLYPKEKDIALVKLQTPLTFSGSVRPICLPFSDEVLLPDTPVWVIGWGFTEENGGKMSDTLLQGSVQIIDSTRCNAEDAYEGEVTAEMLCAGIPQGGTDTCQGDSGGPLMYHSDKWQVVGIVSWGHGCGGPSTPGVYTKVTAYLDWIYNVRKSEM; encoded by the exons ATGTCCCTCCCTTTCGCAAACCCCGAAGGCCCCAGGAGACCTTCAAAAAGGTGGGGATCCCCATCATTGCCGTGCTGCTGAGCCTGATGGCCCTCGTGGTTGCTGCCCTCCTCA TCAAGGTGGTTCTGGATAAGTACTACTTCATCTGCGGAAATCCCCTGACCTTCATTCAGAGGGGCCAGTTGTGTGATGGCCACCTTGACTGTGCTTCGGGCGAGGATGAAGGACACTGTGTCGAGAACTTCCCTGAGAAGCCGAGGGTGGCAG TCCGACTCTCCAAGGACAGATCCACCCTGCAGGTGCTGGATGCAGCCACAGGGACCTGGGCCTCGGCCTGTTTCGACAACTTCACAGAAGCACTGGCCAAGACAGCCTGCAGACAGATGGGCTATGACAG CCAACCCACTTTCAGAGCAGTGGAGATTGGCCCAGACCAGAACGTCCCTGTCGCTCAAGTCACAGGAAACAGCCAGGAACTTCAGATGCAGAATGGAAGCAG ATCCTGCCTCTCAGGCTCCCTGGTTTCCCTGCACTGCCTTG actGTGGAAAGAGCATGAAGACTCCTCGCGTGGTGGGCGGGGTGGAGGCCCCTGTGGATTCTTGGCCGTGGCAGGTCAGCATCCAGTACAACAGGCAGCACGTCTGTGGTGGGAGCATCCTGGATCCCCACTGGGTCCTCACAGCAGCCCATTGCTTCAG GAAGTATCTCGATGTGTCCAGCTGGAAGGTGAGGGCCGGCTCAAACAAACTGGGTAACTCTCCATCCTTGCCTATAGCCAAGATCTTCATCGCTGAACCCAATCCCCTGTACCCCAAAGAGAAGGACATAGCCCTTGTTAAGCTGCAGACGCCACTCACATTCTCAG GATCAGTCAGGCCCATCTGCCTGCCCTTCTCTGATGAAGTGCTCCTCCCAGACACACCAGTCTGGGTCATCGGATGGGGTTTTACAGAGGAAAACGGAG GGAAGATGTCCGACACGCTGCTGCAGGGGTCGGTCCAGATCATTGACAGCACACGATGCAATGCAGAGGATGCCTACGAGGGGGAAGTGACGGCTGAGATGCTGTGCGCAGGTATCCCACAGGGTGGCACCGACACCTGCCAG GGTGACAGTGGTGGGCCTTTGATGTACCATTCTGACAAGTGGCAGGTCGTAGGCATTGTGAGCTGGGGCCATGGCTGCGGGGGCCCAAGCACTCCAGGAGTGTACACCAAGGTCACCGCCTATCTCGACTGGATCTACAACGTTCGGAAG TCTGAGATGTAA